The following proteins are co-located in the Bathymodiolus thermophilus thioautotrophic gill symbiont genome:
- the prfB gene encoding peptide chain release factor 2, with protein MELSPTYQKIDDLIQRSTALSQHLDLTEKRGRLEEVLLEMENPNIWSNLEVAQSLGKEKSTLETVCQIFDQANAILEDATELLDMAQSENDEDTANGVIDDLNIAQSAIEKLEFERMFSGDLDANSAYLDIQSGSGGTEAQDWAEMVLRMYLRWGEKHNFKVKLMEASAGEVAGIKSATIHFEGEYAFGWLRSEIGIHRLVRKSPFNANGKRHTSFCSVFVSPEVDDNIDIEINKADIRLDTYRASGAGGQHVNKTDSAVRITHLPTNTVVQCQDGRSQHANKDQAMKQLKSKLYELEIQKRNSENQALEDTKSDIGWGHQIRSYVLDQSRIKDLRTGVESSNTGDVLDGNLDKFIEASLKAGL; from the coding sequence ATGGAACTTTCACCCACTTATCAAAAAATTGACGACCTAATTCAGCGCTCAACTGCATTATCTCAACATCTTGATTTAACAGAAAAGCGTGGCCGCTTAGAAGAAGTGCTATTAGAAATGGAAAACCCAAATATTTGGTCTAACCTAGAAGTAGCGCAATCACTCGGCAAAGAAAAGTCAACCTTAGAAACGGTTTGCCAAATTTTTGACCAAGCCAATGCCATTTTGGAAGATGCAACAGAACTGCTAGATATGGCACAATCTGAAAACGATGAAGATACAGCAAATGGCGTTATTGATGATTTAAATATCGCTCAATCTGCCATTGAAAAACTTGAATTTGAACGCATGTTCAGCGGTGATTTAGATGCCAACTCCGCTTATTTAGACATTCAATCTGGCTCAGGTGGCACCGAAGCACAAGACTGGGCAGAAATGGTATTACGCATGTATTTACGCTGGGGTGAAAAACACAATTTCAAAGTCAAACTAATGGAGGCCTCTGCTGGCGAAGTAGCCGGCATTAAATCTGCCACCATTCATTTTGAAGGAGAATATGCCTTTGGCTGGCTTCGTAGTGAAATCGGCATTCATCGCCTCGTGCGAAAATCCCCCTTCAATGCCAACGGCAAACGCCACACCTCCTTTTGCTCCGTATTCGTCTCCCCCGAAGTTGACGACAATATCGACATTGAAATCAACAAAGCCGACATTCGCCTAGACACTTACCGAGCCTCTGGCGCAGGCGGACAACATGTCAACAAAACCGATTCTGCCGTACGCATCACCCACCTACCCACTAACACCGTCGTACAATGCCAAGACGGCCGCAGCCAACACGCCAACAAAGACCAAGCCATGAAACAATTAAAATCCAAATTATACGAACTAGAAATACAGAAACGCAACAGCGAAAATCAAGCCCTAGAAGACACCAAATCCGACATCGGCTGGGGGCACCAAATCCGCTCCTATGTCCTCGACCAATCCCGCATCAAAGACCTTCGCACCGGCGTAGAAAGTTCAAATACTGGCGATGTTTTAGACGGAAATTTAGACAAATTTATCGAAGCCAGCCTAAAAGCCGGCCTCTAA
- the rpsO gene encoding 30S ribosomal protein S15, producing MSINTQAIIKEYQSAEGDTGSTNVQVALLTARIKHLTEHFKTHKKDHHSRRGLLRLVSQRKKLLTYLKGNDVPAYSSLISRLGLRK from the coding sequence ATGTCAATTAACACACAAGCAATTATTAAAGAATACCAATCTGCTGAAGGCGATACTGGCTCAACCAATGTTCAAGTTGCTTTGCTAACTGCTCGCATTAAGCATTTAACAGAACATTTTAAAACACATAAAAAAGACCATCACTCAAGAAGAGGTTTGTTGCGTTTGGTTTCTCAGCGCAAAAAGTTATTGACTTACCTTAAGGGCAATGATGTGCCTGCTTATTCAAGTTTAATTTCTCGCTTAGGACTTAGAAAGTAA
- a CDS encoding lipid A biosynthesis acyltransferase, with translation MKKQNFYHLKFMPTWILIALMKLGAKLSFKTQVAIGKIMGRVLYRLLSKFRKIALVNIAKCFPHKSPAEVQHLAKQNFESLGISFFESANSFYLDDDTLRRRYNINNAHILEEALAQKKNVILLVGHFTTMMLAGRILLQNFKVADVYRPQNNALFDAEMTKQLTRYGSTMIKAKNPRTIIKTLKSGLPIWYAPDQDLGTKNSTFAPFFGVQAATINATAKLANIENTVVIPLSFSRKTSGYELNFSHPIKDYPLADARDNASITNRILEMQILQAPEQYLWIHRRFKSRPENEKYFY, from the coding sequence ATGAAAAAACAGAATTTTTATCACCTTAAATTTATGCCAACTTGGATTTTAATTGCTTTAATGAAGTTAGGCGCCAAGCTTTCTTTTAAAACACAAGTGGCTATAGGTAAAATCATGGGGCGTGTTTTGTATCGATTGCTAAGTAAATTTAGAAAAATTGCACTCGTCAATATTGCCAAATGCTTTCCCCATAAAAGCCCAGCTGAAGTCCAGCATTTAGCCAAGCAAAACTTTGAATCCCTTGGTATTTCTTTTTTTGAATCGGCAAACAGTTTTTACCTAGATGATGACACGCTAAGAAGGCGTTATAACATTAACAATGCACACATCTTAGAGGAGGCCTTGGCACAAAAAAAGAATGTAATTCTACTGGTAGGACATTTCACCACAATGATGCTGGCTGGCAGAATATTGCTACAAAATTTTAAGGTTGCTGATGTTTATCGACCACAAAACAACGCACTATTTGATGCAGAAATGACCAAACAACTTACCCGATACGGCTCAACCATGATTAAAGCCAAGAACCCAAGAACGATTATCAAAACACTTAAATCTGGATTGCCTATTTGGTATGCACCTGACCAAGATTTAGGCACTAAAAATTCAACCTTTGCCCCATTTTTCGGCGTGCAAGCCGCCACTATTAACGCTACCGCAAAACTGGCAAATATTGAAAATACTGTGGTTATCCCTCTGTCTTTTTCACGCAAAACATCGGGTTACGAATTAAATTTCTCTCATCCGATAAAAGATTACCCTTTGGCAGATGCTCGGGACAACGCCAGTATTACCAATCGCATATTAGAAATGCAAATTCTTCAAGCACCTGAGCAATATTTGTGGATTCATCGGCGTTTTAAAAGTCGCCCTGAAAATGAAAAATATTTTTATTAG
- the dnaG gene encoding DNA primase, with protein MPYISQNFINDLPNQIDIVDLISKRLTLKKTGNSYRAPCPFHGGKNPNFAVNGHEQFYHCFKCGESGGAISFVQKYDNLDFVEAVEAIASEFGLKVEYDSKTKPVDPKLERYRALSEKVSEFYQQQLKNSPAKEKAVNYAKNRGINGEIAKRFDLGFALPSNKDLLLHFENTQQDVADLKALGLIKTGEYGDYDFFRDRLMFPIHNSKGSVIAFGGRAFDNKAKAKYLNSQESPIFSKSRELYGLHHARKYSRTTDYILVVEGYMDVVALHQAGITKVVATLGTATTPEHLQTLARTTSVIVFCFDGDDAGRAAAWKALKIALPMIKSGLLVKFLFLPDGEDPDTLVKKESTSAFEKRIKTAQALSKFLFAHIQAEVDFNTIEGKTSFLEKVLPLIALVTYNTYQQQLLEGVAQVVGQSIEQVKAVFTKQVKEVQIQAPVVTEYEPPMPDFADEGYGDYAEFNAAPRENKSVNASMAKMISLLLNYPSLADGTVEVRVRNIEKSEVLLELVRSAEIEEDISQEDLIQPFKSKSGVYQRLQELCVLTPYLSENQAKDEFLSALNAAERYQESARVKDLISNANTEEAQRKVMEGIQKSKGKK; from the coding sequence TTGCCTTATATTAGTCAAAATTTTATTAACGATTTACCCAATCAAATTGACATTGTTGATTTGATTAGTAAGCGCTTAACGCTTAAAAAAACGGGCAATAGTTATCGTGCGCCTTGTCCATTTCATGGGGGCAAAAATCCCAATTTTGCCGTGAATGGACATGAGCAATTTTATCATTGTTTTAAATGCGGTGAGAGCGGTGGTGCAATTAGTTTTGTGCAAAAGTACGATAATTTAGACTTTGTGGAGGCGGTTGAAGCCATTGCCAGTGAATTTGGGCTTAAGGTTGAATACGACAGCAAGACCAAACCCGTTGACCCTAAATTAGAGCGCTATCGTGCTTTATCTGAGAAAGTGAGTGAATTTTACCAGCAACAACTTAAAAATTCTCCAGCCAAAGAAAAGGCCGTGAATTATGCAAAAAATCGAGGCATTAACGGCGAAATTGCCAAGCGTTTTGATTTGGGTTTTGCACTACCGAGTAACAAGGATTTGTTGTTACATTTTGAGAATACTCAGCAGGATGTTGCTGATTTAAAGGCGCTAGGGCTGATTAAAACTGGCGAATATGGCGACTACGATTTTTTTCGTGATCGCCTAATGTTCCCTATTCACAATAGCAAGGGCAGTGTTATTGCCTTTGGTGGGCGTGCATTTGATAACAAGGCTAAGGCGAAGTATCTTAATTCTCAAGAAAGTCCTATTTTTTCTAAGTCAAGAGAGTTGTATGGCTTACATCATGCACGCAAGTATTCACGCACAACAGACTATATTTTGGTTGTTGAGGGTTATATGGATGTGGTTGCATTACATCAGGCTGGCATTACCAAGGTGGTGGCAACATTAGGGACAGCAACCACTCCAGAGCATTTGCAAACACTGGCACGCACCACCAGCGTTATTGTCTTTTGTTTTGATGGGGACGATGCAGGGCGTGCGGCTGCTTGGAAGGCGTTGAAGATTGCATTGCCGATGATTAAATCAGGTTTGCTGGTTAAATTTTTATTTTTACCTGATGGCGAAGATCCTGATACTTTGGTCAAAAAAGAGTCAACATCGGCATTTGAAAAGCGCATTAAAACAGCGCAGGCATTGTCAAAATTTTTATTTGCACACATTCAGGCAGAAGTGGATTTTAATACTATTGAAGGCAAAACCTCATTTTTAGAAAAAGTATTGCCGCTGATTGCATTGGTAACTTATAACACTTATCAACAACAGTTGTTAGAAGGGGTGGCACAAGTTGTAGGGCAAAGTATTGAGCAAGTTAAAGCCGTTTTTACCAAGCAAGTAAAGGAGGTACAAATACAGGCACCAGTCGTAACAGAATACGAGCCACCTATGCCTGACTTTGCAGATGAGGGTTATGGGGATTATGCTGAATTTAACGCTGCACCTAGGGAAAATAAGTCGGTTAACGCCTCAATGGCAAAAATGATTAGTTTGTTATTGAATTATCCGTCGCTGGCTGATGGTACTGTTGAAGTGCGGGTGCGTAATATTGAAAAATCAGAAGTGTTATTGGAATTAGTGCGTTCAGCGGAAATAGAGGAAGATATTTCGCAAGAAGATTTAATTCAGCCTTTTAAGTCTAAGTCAGGCGTTTATCAGCGTCTACAAGAATTGTGTGTACTTACACCATATTTAAGTGAAAACCAAGCCAAGGATGAATTCTTATCTGCCTTAAATGCAGCAGAACGATATCAGGAAAGTGCGAGAGTAAAAGACTTAATATCAAATGCTAATACGGAAGAAGCACAGCGAAAAGTAATGGAAGGCATTCAAAAAAGTAAAGGTAAAAAATAG